CACGATGGAGCCCGAGTTGATAACGGTCAAGGGTCAACAGGCTGTCAAGCAGACCGATAAAGGTCAAATCTCCGACCTGATAGGCGATCAATCCGACATCGATAACCTGTTGGGCCTGGGGAATGATGCCACTGCGGTAGAGCTCGATCTGGGTCAGATTCTTTTCAATTTGCGCCTGATAATCGCGCACGGTCGCCCGTAAACTGTTTTCAAAATCTGTCCGTTGACGACGCGCCAGCGCTGCTCCATCTTCCGCTTCGGCGACTGCCGCAACCCGTTTTTTGCGATAAATCGGCAGATTGATACTTACCCCGGTGCTGATGAAATCGGTGCCGGAAACGCGGTCCCCTGGAGCCTCATCGCGGAAACGATAGCCAACCCAAAGATTGAAGTCAGGGTAAGAATCAAGGGACGCGAAACGCCGTTTAGCACCGTAGCTGTCGATCAATGCCTGATATGCGGCAAACAGCGGACGCTGCTGACGGGCAACCGCGTAGAGCGCGGCGGCGTCGATCTCGACCGGGTGGATGGCCAGTTGTTCAGGCACGTCAATATCGCCCTCATCCGTCCCGATCAGCCTGCGCAGTTCTGCCGCAAGAGACGCCTGTTGTTGTTGCAAGGCATAACGCCGGTCAAGAAATCGTGATTGTTCGAGCTGTGCTTTGAGTACATCCTGTTGCCGACCGCTGCCGACCGCATAACGGGTTTCCGTCAACCTGGCAATATCGCCGAGCAGGAGCAGGGTGCGCTCGGTGACATCAATCGCGCGCTCGACATAGTAACGCTGGTACCAGACTGATTTAATCTTGCCCGCCAGCTGCAAACGGGCATCTTCATAAACGCCCTGGTACCACAGCGCCTGGTGCCGCGCCGCTTCTCCCTTTGCGGCCAGCTTGCCGGGGAACGGAAAAGCCTGATCAATGCGTAAATCGTTACCGGTCATCGGTGTCTCGTCGCTGGCCAGCGAGTCGATCGGATAGCTGGAAAACGCAAATGAAAGCTTGGGATCCGCGAAACTCTCTGCCTGGTCAACTTTTTTCCCGAACATCTGCCAGCGCGCCTTGGCGGCCTGTAATTCAGGATTGCTGAGCAGTGCACTTTCGACCAGATCATCAAGTGAACGAGCCGCGAGTGCCGGTGTCGTGATGAGAAACAGCAACCCGATAACCAAAACATGTATGCTCTTCTTAACGTGATTCATAACGCGACGTATCCCCTGGTTTTGATCATCTTCCTCTAACGTGTAACATGGGCATCTATACAGCACGCCCTGTGCCGATCAAAAAATGCATTTATTTTCAGTAGATTAGATCATAGCGCAGATACACCATTGATCAATGTAAACAATAGTCTACAACTCTTTTGATGAATATTCTACACCTGCGCTCTGCTGCCGCATGCCGGACAATAGTGCCAAAAGGGGTAGAGACGCAGCCCGCAACCACACTGCAGCTTCCTTTCGCGAATGACACGAGCTCTCTTCATCAGCAGTAAAATCACCACCATGAGCAGGTTAAGACTGAGCAGGACATAACCGGGGAGCCCCAGAGTCAGCAAGGTGTGCAACGTACAACGACCGCAACTGAGCGACCACACATTATAACCGGTGACACTCACCCCGACCACCAGGGCGCAAAGAAGAATCAACCGGGAGCGGCGCTTCATGCCTTCACCGCCAGTCGCGGACAGTACGCGGCGCCCCGCAGACGACGCAGTAACGATAGAAGACCGGTAGATGCTTGCCGCAGACACAGGTCGTGCGCAGCAGTTCCTTGCAGCGGGGGCACAGCAACCAGTCAGCATCGACAGTGAAGTCACAGCCAGGACATTTTCCTGACGGAGGTTCAGTCACTTCGTTGCGGCGATCAAGTTCTTGCCCGATGGCAATGACCAGCAATGCAAGTATCAGCAGAAAAATCAGCAGCATCAGGGCACCGGTTCACATTCAGGAGGCGAGACAGTGCTGCCCGGCAACACGATCATCGGTCAGTTTGCCATCATGCAGATGAATCGTCCGGTTGAAATAATCGAGGTTCTCAAGGTTATGCGTGACCATGACAATCGTCTGGCCCTGGGCATTGAGTCCCGCGAAAAGCGCCATGATCTCGCGACTGGTTGCTGAATCGAGGCTGCCGGTCGGCTCATCGGCGAGTATCAACGGTGGTTTATTCACCAATGCCCGGGCAATTGCCACCCGCTCCTGTTCCCCTCCGGAAAGTTGACTGGGCAGATGGTGCATGCGGTGTCCGAGACCGACCTGCGCCAGGGCTTCTTCCGCCAGGGCGTACTTTTCTGCCTTGGGCAACGCCTTGACTGTCAACGGCAGCAGCACATTTTCAATCGCGTTGAGATATTCAATCAGGTTGAATGACTGGAAAACGAAACCGATATATTCACGACGAAAATCGGCCAGCCGCTCCCCCGGCAGTTGATAAAGATCAATCTCATCG
The sequence above is drawn from the Desulfuromonadaceae bacterium genome and encodes:
- a CDS encoding ABC transporter ATP-binding protein — its product is MSLIEINALTKQYTSEADCVAALSGIDLSVAEGSFLGVVGASGSGKSTFLTILGGLSQPTSGSVVIDEIDLYQLPGERLADFRREYIGFVFQSFNLIEYLNAIENVLLPLTVKALPKAEKYALAEEALAQVGLGHRMHHLPSQLSGGEQERVAIARALVNKPPLILADEPTGSLDSATSREIMALFAGLNAQGQTIVMVTHNLENLDYFNRTIHLHDGKLTDDRVAGQHCLAS
- a CDS encoding TolC family protein; amino-acid sequence: MNHVKKSIHVLVIGLLFLITTPALAARSLDDLVESALLSNPELQAAKARWQMFGKKVDQAESFADPKLSFAFSSYPIDSLASDETPMTGNDLRIDQAFPFPGKLAAKGEAARHQALWYQGVYEDARLQLAGKIKSVWYQRYYVERAIDVTERTLLLLGDIARLTETRYAVGSGRQQDVLKAQLEQSRFLDRRYALQQQQASLAAELRRLIGTDEGDIDVPEQLAIHPVEIDAAALYAVARQQRPLFAAYQALIDSYGAKRRFASLDSYPDFNLWVGYRFRDEAPGDRVSGTDFISTGVSINLPIYRKKRVAAVAEAEDGAALARRQRTDFENSLRATVRDYQAQIEKNLTQIELYRSGIIPQAQQVIDVGLIAYQVGDLTFIGLLDSLLTLDRYQLGLHRATADYLRTLAQLEATVGGNLDLSTNKEL